The Bacillota bacterium genomic interval CGTGTTGAAGATAGCGGCGGCTGCCGCGGGCAGACAGTGGCAGATTTTAATCGCCGGACAGGGCAAAGGGCCAATATCCACGCGGCCTTGTCGGTCAATGTCGACGAATGTTTAAACTGGTTCTATCGGACTCTGTCCCGTCAATAACAAAACCGCCCTTGGGCGGTTTTTTCATTTATGGATTTCCAAAACATGCATGTCCTCTATCTTCTCTGTCAGCCACTGCATTGCATCGGCAATGCCACGATTATAATAGCTGGGGCCAAGTTCCGCGGTAATAAAATCCAGAAGCAGCATCGCCTGAAGGTCGCCTATTTCCTCTTCCCGCTCATTTGCAAAATATAATTTGAGTCTGTCTATTAAAAGTTCCTTTTCTTCCCGGGTGAGTTTGGGACGATTCGTCATGTAGCTCACTCCTCGGTATGTTATGTGCTTGTACAAGTGTATCATATTATGAAGCAATTAATGGCCCAATCGTTCTTAAACAGTTTCCGGCGAATAAAATTAGTACAAGTCAGAGGGGGTGTCGCAGTGAAAAGATTTCTGGCTTTACTTCTATTGACCGCCCTTACGGGTTGCGCTCAATCAGCGACCGGTTGGACTACCTATGGAGGGGACAGCACCCGCGCCTTGGTTGCGGATGAACGCGGACCCCGCCGGGAACGGTTATTATGGGTTGCTAATCTAGCGGCCACCGATCCCGGCAGCCCGGTTGTCGACCAGGAAGGCAATGTATATGTGCCCCACAGCGGTGGCAGTTTGACCCGAATAGACAGGGACGGCACGGTACAGTGGCGCTATGACAGCTGGGTCAGTCAAGATGGAGCTCGTCCCCCGCTGGCAGGCATCGGGTCGGAAGGAGAGGTCTTGATAAGCACACTACATCACGAACAAAGTTTTCGCCTGAACAAGCAGGGTGATTTGCTTGATGTGGAACCATGGCTGCCCTGGCCGGCTGCCAACAACCCTGCGATTATCGGCAACGGTTATACCGTGGTTTGCAATCAGTATGTGGCCGGGGCCGATAGTGTTGGCTTGCGAATCTACGGTTTGGCGCCGG includes:
- a CDS encoding DUF2164 domain-containing protein, which gives rise to MTNRPKLTREEKELLIDRLKLYFANEREEEIGDLQAMLLLDFITAELGPSYYNRGIADAMQWLTEKIEDMHVLEIHK